In Triticum urartu cultivar G1812 chromosome 6, Tu2.1, whole genome shotgun sequence, the following proteins share a genomic window:
- the LOC125513695 gene encoding cytosolic Fe-S cluster assembly factor NBP35 → MENGGSKGDVPEDANAHCPGTQSDEAGKADSCAGCPNQQICATAPKGPDPDLVAIAERMATVKHKILVLSGKGGVGKSTFSAQLSFALAEMDHQVGLLDIDICGPSIPKMLGLEGQDIHQSNLGWSPIYVESNLGVMSIGFMLPNPDDAVIWRGPRKNGLIKQFLKDVDWGEIDYLVVDAPPGTSDEHISIVQYLQATEVDGAIIVTTPQQVSLIDVRKEINFCKKVGVPVLGVVENMSGLRQAFTDLKFVKPGPAGETDATEWAMNYIKEKAPELLSVVACSEVFDSSKGGAEKMCHEMGVPFLGKVPMDPQLCKAAEEGRSCFADQRCSASAPALKSIIDKLIKTK, encoded by the exons ATGGAGAACGGCGGCAGCAAAGGCGACGTCCCGGAGGACGCCAACGCTC ATTGCCCTGGAACACAGTCCGATGAGGCGGGGAAGGCCGATTCCTGCGCCGGGTGCCCTAACCAGCAGATTTGCGCCACCGCCCCCAAGGGCCCCGATCCTG ACTTGGTTGCTATTGCTGAGCGGATGGCTACTGTGAAACACAAGATACTGGTTTTGTCAGGAAAGGGAGGTGTTGGAAAGAGCACATTTTCAGCCCAGCTCTCATTTGCCCTAGCTGAAATGGACCATCAGGTTGGCCTTCTCGACATAGACATATGTGGCCCTAGCATCCCGAAAATGTTAGGCCTTGAAGGCCAGGATATTCATCAGAGCAACCTTGGGTGGTCACCGATCTACGTTGAGTCCAACCTTGGTGTCATGTCGATTGGTTTTATGCTGCCTAACCCAGATGATGCGGTCATATGGAGGGGTCCTCGCAAGAACGGATTGATCAAACAGTTCCTCAAGGATGTTGACTGGGGTGAGATTGACTACCTTGTAGTGGATGCACCCCCTGGAACATCAGACGAGCACATCTCAATCGTCCAGTACCTACAAGCCACCGAAGTTGATGGCGCGATAATCGTGACGACCCCGCAGCAAGTCTCTCTAATTGACGTGAGGAAGGAAATCAATTTCTGCAAGAAGGTGGGTGTGCCGGTGCTGGGCGTTGTGGAGAACATGAGTGGCCTGAGGCAGGCGTTCACAGACCTCAAGTTCGTAAAGCCAGGTCCCGCAGGGGAGACGGATGCCACGGAGTGGGCGATGAACTACATCAAGGAGAAGGCTCCGGAGCTTTTGTCGGTCGTGGCCTGCAGCGAGGTGTTTGACAGCAGCAAGGGTGGCGCAGAGAAGATGTGCCATGAGATGGGGGTCCCTTTCCTCGGCAAGGTGCCGATGGACCCGCAGCTGTGCAAGGCAGCTGAGGAAGGGAGGTCGTGCTTCGCCGATCAGAGGTGCAGCGCCAGTGCGCCGGCTCTGAAAAGCATCATCGACAAGCTGATCAAAACCAAGTAA